AGAAAATGCCCCAACCGGTGGGCTGGGGCATCGTCAAATTCACTAAATTACGGTCAGAAATCAGCGTTTATCCGCCACCAGCGCCAGCGCCTGCTCCAGCACCCGGATATCGGCCCCGGCTTTATGGGCGTTCTCGCTCAGGTGCCGCCGCCACTGCCGGGCGCCGGGGATCCCCTGAAACAGCCCCAGCATATGGCGGGTAATATGCCCCAGATAGCAGCCACGGCTGAGCTCGCGCTCAATATACGGGTACATGGCGCGCACCACGGCAACCGGATCGGCACAGCTTTCGGTGGTGCCAAAAATATCCCGGTCTACCGCCGCCAGCATGCCCGGGTTCTGGTACGCCTCGCGCCCGACCATCACCCCGTCCATATGTTCAAGGTGCGCGCGGGCCTCCGCCAGGGATTTAATGCCGCCGTTGAGCGACATGGTCAGCCCGGGGAAATCGCGTTTTAACTGGTACACCCGCGGGTAGTCCAGCGGCGGGATCTCGCGGTTTTCTTTCGGGCTTAAGCCGGAAAGCCAGGCTTTACGGGCGTGGATAATAAACGTCTCGCAGCCGCCCTTTTGGGCCACGGTGCCCACAAAGTCACACAGAAACGCGTAGCTGTCCTGATCATCAATGCCGATACGGGTTTTCACCGTCACCGGAACCGTGACCACCTCACGCATGGCGGCCACACAATCCGCCACCAGGTCCGCTTCGCCCATCAGGCAGGCGCCAAAGCGGCCATTCTGAACCCGGTCCGACGGGCAGCCCACATTGAGGTTTATCTCATCATAGCCGCGCTCTTCGGCCAGCCGGGCGCACTGGGCCAGCGCCCGGGGATCGCTGCCGCCCAGTTGCAGCGCCAGCGGGTGCTCTTCCTCGTTATAGGCCAGATAGTCGCCCTTGCCGTGAATAATCGCCCCGGTGGTGACCATTTCGGTGTACAGCAGCGTATTGCGGGATAACAGACGCAGGAAATAACGGCAGTGGCGGTCAGTCCAGTCGAGCATGGGCGCAACGGAAAAGCGCAGTGGCGCAAAGGCAGTAGCTTGGTTTTCTGGCAGCATGGTCACGAGTTGATAATCGGTTTCGGAAAAAATAGCGCGCTACTATAGCACAGAAATTATCCGCGTCAGCGGCGCGGCTTTTTCAGCTGATCCGGTTTACCGTCGTGAGCGCCGAAGAACTGCGGCGGATGATCTATCCAGCGATCGTGACGGGTGGCCGCATAGCCGGGGTTTAACGGGAAATAGGTCCGGTTATCCGGGTGGGGTGGCTCCTCCACCACCAGGAAGCGCACATCTTCCGCAGTGTTATTGAGGAAGGTATGGCACAAGCCGGTTCCCGGCACAAAACCGACACTATCCCCCGGGGAGAGCTCATGCAAAGAGCCGTTCACCCAGACCTGAGGATACCCCTCCAGCACGTAGATATAGAGCTCGTCACTGCTCTGGGCATAGGGGTATGAGGTGCGACGGCCCGGCGGCAGGCGAATGTGGGACACCCCAAGGCGGCGCAACCCCACATGGCGGGCAACCGGCGTGCTGATGGCAAATTTTTCGTCACTTCCCGGGTATCCCGCGTTATCCGGTCCTTCCAGAACGTGCCAGTGCTTAATGTAATCTGGTCGCTTCATGCTGCCATCTCCCGTTATGTCCGAAAAATAAGTATGGCAAAAATCGCGTTTGTCGGCGTTTTCCACAGCCTGTGATAAAGTAACGCTTTACCGGCAAAAAATATGAGGGTGCTGATGGACGCGACCACATCTCAATACGTGCTGTCACAGGCTGAAAAGCTGTGCGGGCAACGCAACGTACGCCTGACGCCCCAGCGTCTGGAAGTCCTGCGGTTGATGACGCTCCAGAACGGTGCCATCAGCGCTTACGATCTGCTGGATCTGCTGCGGGTTTCTGAGCCCCAGGCCAAGCCGCCTACCGTTTACCGGGCGCTGGATTTCCTGCTGGAGCAGGGTTTTGTCCATAAGGTTGAGTCCACCAACAGCTATGTATTGTGCCATCTGTTTGATCAACCAACGCATACCTCAGCCATGTTTATATGCGACCGTTGCGGTGTAGTAAAGGAAGAGTGCGCCCAGGGGGTTGAAGATATTATGCAGAGCCTGGCGGCAAAATCCGGGTTTGCGCTGCACCATAACGTGATTGAGGCGCACGGCCTGTGCGCCGCCTGTGTGGAAGTGGAAACCTGCCGCCACCCTGAGCAGTGCTCCCATGACCACAGTATTACGGTAAAAAAACGCGGCCGCAGTTAACCGGCAAACCACCTGTCCTGGCGCCACAGCCTGCGCCACATCCAGCCCAGCGACAGGCCGCGTAACGCCAGAAACACCAGCAGCGCCAGCCATAAGCCGTGGTTCCCGAGCCCGGGAAGGGCCAGCAGGGCCAGGCCAAAACCGGCGGCGGCTATCGCCATACTGTTGCGCATCTCGCGCCCGCGCGTGGCCCCGACAAACATCCCGTCCAGCAGGTAGCACCAGACCCCCACCAGCGGCAGCGCAATTTGCCACCACAGATAGTGGCGGGCCAGCTCACGCAGTGGGGTAATCGAGGTCAGCGCGTCAATAATCGCCCCGCCGCACAGGGCGTATGCCAGCGCAAAGCCCAGCGCCACCAGGCCCGCCTGGCGGCAGGCCGCGTACCATACGGTCAGCAGCTGGCTGCGGTCCCGGGCACCAAACGCCTGGCCCGAGTGGGCCTCCACCGCATAGGCAAAGCCATCCAGCGCGTAGGCGGTAAAGGTCAGAAAGGTCATCAGCAGGGCGTTTACCGCCACAATATCGTTACCCTGGCGGGCACCCAGTACGGTAATAGAGGCAAAACAGAGCTGGATCAGCAGCGATCGCAGCATAATGTCGCGGTTCAGCGCCAGCAGACGCCCGAGATCGCCGCGCCAGGCCTGGCGCAGCATGGCCGCAGACACGCCGCGCAGCCTGAGCACTTTCCAGGCCATCAGCGCGCCGGTCGCAAGCGTGGCGTATTCAGCCACAACGGTTGCCAGTGCGGCCCCCTGCACGTTCATACCGGCCCCGACCACCAGCCAGAGATCCAGCACAATATTGAGGATATTCCCCACCACCAGCAGAATAACCGGTGCCCGGGCATACTGCACACCCAGCAGCCAGCCCAGCAGCACCATATTCGCCAGTGCGGCCGGGGCGCTGAGCCAGCGGATCTCAAGGAATCGCCGGGCCTGGTGCAGCACCGCATCGCTGCCGCCCACCAGATGCAGCGCCAGATCAATAAGCGGCGCCCGGAACAGTAAAATCGCCACCCCGGCGACCAGGGCAATCAGTAGCGGCTGGGCCAGTGCCCGGGCCAGCCCGAGAGGGTCCCGGGCCCCGTAGGCCTGGGCGGTCAGCCCGGTGGTACTCATGCGTAAAAACAGCAGCAGCATAAACAAAAAGCTGGTTACCGTGGCCCCCACCGCCACACCGCCCAGGTAATCCGGGCTGTCCAGGTGGCCGATAACGGCAGTATCCACCAGCCCCAGCAGCGGGACAGTAACATTGGAAAATATCATGGGCAGCGCCAGGCGCCACAAGGCCCGATCCGCTGTAGAGAAGAACGTCATGAGATACCCGAAAAAGAGGCAAAACAACACCGTAGCGCCCCGGGGGCGCTACGGTCAGTCAGAAAAGAAGGGGTGGAATTACAGCCATTCACCGTTGCGGATAACCCCAACGGCCAGCCCTTCAATGGTGAAGTTCTGCTCGCGCAGGTCAACCACTATCGGGCTGAATTCGCTGTTTTCAGGCAGCAGCTGCACGGTATTGCCCTGTTTTTTCAGGCGCTTTACCGTTACTTCGTCGTCAATGCGCGCCACAATCACCTGGCCGTTGCGCGCTTCCTGGGTTTTATGCACCGCCAGCAGATCGCCATCCATAATGCCGATGTCTTTCATCGACATGCCGCTAACGCGCAGCAGAAAATCCGCACTGGGTTTAAACAACTGAGGATCGACCTGATAATGGCCTTCAATATGCTGCTGGGCCAGGAGAGGCTCACCTGCGGCCACGCGGCCAACCAGCGGTAAGCCCTCTTCTTCCTCTTCCTGCAGCAGGCGGATGCCACGGGACGCGCCGGACACAATCTCAATGGCCCCTTTACGGGCCAGAGCTTTCAGGTGCTCTTCCGCCGCATTCGGGGAACGGAACCCCAGGCGCTGGGCGATTTCAGCACGGGTCGGTGGCATACCGGTCTGGCTGATATGATCCCGGATAAGATCAAACACCTCTTGCTGCCTGGTTGTTAATGCTTTCATTCCGCCCCCTGGGTGTATATACAGTTATGCTGTGAGTATATACAGTCTTCGGTGATTTTGGAACCATACGGCCCGTAAAAAAACCAGCCACTTACCGGTTTTGCGAGGCTTAACGGAAATACTGCCAGAGCAGCACAACCCAGATAAACAGCGCCAGTAACAGCGCAAACAGCACCGCCGCCGAGGCCATATCCTTCGCCCGGCCAGAGAGCTCATGGTGCTCCAGACCAATACGGTCAACCACCGCTTCAATGGCGCTGTTGAGGATCTCTACGATCATCACCAGCACCAGAGAGCCTATCAGCAGGATCCGGGCGACCGGGTCAACATCCAGCCAGCAGGCGACAATAATCCCCACAATAGACAGCATCCCCTCCTGGCGGAAGGCCGCTTCGTTGATCCATGCGGCTTTGATGCCTTTCCACGAGTAACCTGCTGCTTTAATGATCCGGGTTAACCCGGTTGCGGATGTATTTGCCATGAAAAATGCCTTATGAAAAAAAGCCCGTTGTCGGGGGGCCGATTATATACTGTGAAAGTTTCTCATTAATACAGCCCGTTGCACACCGGTTATCCCCGCACCGCCACCCGGTCCGGCCCGGGAAAAGGCCGGGCGCGGTTGTGTGGCAAAAAGGGTCGCGACAGGGCACAGAAATCCACACTGTTTTCTGATATTCTTGCAGCGCATTTGCATGATTAACCCAGAGGCTTTACATCGTTTATGTCAGGCTGGCCAAGTATTTACTATAAGTTACTGAATTTACCATTAAGTCTGATGGTAAAAAGCAAATCTATTCCGGCGGATCCGGCTCCTGAACTGGGCCTGGATACCTCACGCCCGATTATGTATGTGCTGCCTTATAATTCCAAGGCAGACCTGCTGACGCTGCGTGCCCAGTGTCTGGCCCATGATCTTCCGGATCCCCTTGAACCTCTTGAAATAGACGGCACCGAGCTGCCGCGCTATGTGTTCGTCCACGGTGGGCCGCGGGTGTTCACCTATTACGCGCCAAAAGAAGAGACCATTAAGCTGTTTCACCAGTATCTGGATCTCCACCGGGCGAACCCGGATCTGGATGTGCAGCTGGTGCCGGTCTCCGTGATGTTCGGCCGCGCACCGGGCCGGGAAAAAGGGGAAGTGAACCCGCCGCTGCGGATGCTTAACGGCATTCAGAAATTCTCTGCCGTCTTCTGGCTGGGCCGCGACAGCTTTGTGCGCTTCTCGCCGCCGGTCTCATTACGCTGGATGGCCACCGAACACGGCACTGACAAATCCATCGCCCAGAAGCTGGCGCGCGTCGCGCGGATGCATTTTGCCCGCCAGCGCCTGGCGGCGGTTGGCCCGCGCCTGCCGGTGCGCCAGGATCTGTTCAATAAGCTGCTGGCCTCCAAAGCGATTGCCAAAGCGGTAGAAGACGAAGCCCGCAGTAAGAAAATTTCCCATGAGAAGGCCCAGCAGAATGCCGTGGCGCTGATGGAGGAGATCGCGGCCAACTTCTCTTACGAAGCTATCCGCATGAGCGACCGGATCCTCGGTTTTACCTGGAACCGCCTCTACCAGGGGATCAACGTCCATAACGCCGAGCGCGTGCGTCAGCTGGCCCATGAAGGCCATGAACTGGTCTATGTGCCCTGCCACCGCAGCCATATGGACTATTTGCTGCTGTCTTACGTACTGTATCACCAGGGGCTGGTGCCGCCACATATCGCTGCCGGTATCAACCTGAACTTCTGGCCCGCCGGGCCGATTTTCCGCCGCCTGGGGGCGTTTTTTATCCGCCGCACCTTTAAGGGCAATAAGCTCTACTCCACGGTCTTTCGCGAATACCTCGGGGAGCTGTTTACCCGTGGCTACTCGGTGGAATATTTCGTTGAGGGCGGCCGCTCCCGTACCGGCCGGTTGCTGGATCCGAAAACCGGCACCCTGTCGATGACCATCCAGGCCATGCTGCGCGGCGGTAACCGCCCGATAACCCTGGTGCCGATTTATATCGGCTATGAGCATGTGATGGAGGTGGGCACCTACGCGAAAGAGCTGCGCGGTGCCACCAAAGAAAAAGAAGGCTTTATGCAGATGGTGCGCGGCCTGAGCAAGCTGCGTAACCTGGGCCAGGGGTATGTTAACTTCGGTGAACCGCTGCCGCTGATGACCTTCCTCAACCAGCATGTGCCTGAGTGGCGCGAGTCCATTGACCCCATTGAAGCGGTGCGCCCTGCCTGGCTGACCCCGACGGTGAACAACATCGCCGGTATGCTGATGACGCGCATTAACAACGCCGGGGCCGCGAACGCCATGAACCTGTGCTGCACGGCGCTGCTTGCCTCCCGGCAGCGTTCGCTGACCCGCGAACAGTTAACCTCCCAGCTGGATTGCTACCTGGCGCTGATGCGTAATGTGCCTTACGCCAAAGACACCACCGTGCCCGCCCTCACCAGCGAAGCGCTCATCAACCACGCGCTGCAGATGAATAAGTTCGAGGTCGAAAAGGACACCATCGGCGATATTATTATTCTGCCCCGCGAGCAGGCGGTGCTGATGACTTACTACCGTAACAACATCATGCACATGCTGATCCTGCCTTCGCTGCTGGCGTCGATCATCACCCAGCACCGCAAAATCGCCCGCGGTGAGCTGCTGCGCCAGGTCGAAGTGCTCTACCCGATGCTCAAAGCCGAGCTGTTCCTGCGCTGGGACATCAGCGAGCTGCCGGGCGTGGTGGATAAACTGATCGCCGAGCTGGCGCGCCAGGAGCTGATTGCTGTGGATGACTCCCTGCTGCGGGTCACGCCAACCCACTCCCGGACGCTACAGCTGCTGGCCGCCGGTGCCCGGGAAACGGTACAGCGTTACGCCATTACCTTCTGGCTGCTGAGCGCTAACCCGTCAATTAACCGCGGGACGCTGGAAAAAGAGAGCCGGACACTGGCCCAGCGGTTATCCGTGCTGCACGGGATCAACGCCCCGGAATTCTTCGATAAGGCGGTGTTCTCAACCCTGGTGCTGACCCTGCGCGATGAAGGCTACATCAGCGATACGGGCGATGCCGAGCCGGATGAGACCCTGAAGGTCTACCGGATGCTGGCGGACCTCATCATGCCGGATGTGCGCCTGACCATCGAAAGCGACGCCCAGGACGCATAACCCGGGCGCTAAAAACAACACAGGCGGGAATTGTCCCGCCTGTTTTTTTACCGCGCGACTGCGTTCCCCTCAGAGGTGCAGATAACTCAGCACCAGGCCGATAAACAGCACCAGCCCCACATAGTTATTGTTCATAAACGCTTTAAAGCACAGCTCGCGCTCGCGACCGGCTATCAGCTTCTGCTGGTAGATAAACAGCGCACCGGCCAGCACAATGGCCGCGTAAAAGGCAAACCCCAGCCCGTTTATCCCGCCCAGCAGCACCATCAGCGCCAGCACCGCCAGCTGCAACAGCCCGATAATCAGCTTATCGAAGCGGCCAAACAGAATGGCCGTTGATTTCACGCCAATTTTTATATCGTCGTCCCGGTCTACCATGGCGTACTGGGTATCATAGGCCACCGCCCAGCAAATATTGGCCAGGAACATCAGCCAGCAGCTCAGGGGCACGGACTCGCTCACGGCGGCGAAGGCCATCGGGATAGACCAGCCAAACGCCGCCCCCAGAACCACCTGGGGCAGATGCGTGTAGCGCTTCATAAACGGGTATACCCAGGCCAGGGCCAGCCCCGCCACGGAGAGCAGAATGGTCATGGTGTTGAGGGTCAGCACCAGCAGGAATGACAACACCACCAGCACCGCGAACAGGATCCGGGCCTCTTTTTCCGTGACCGCGCCGCTGGGCAGGGGGCGATTGACCGTGCGTTTTACATGGCCGTCGAATTTACGGTCCGCGTAATCATTGACCACGCATCCGGCGGCGCGCATCAGCCAGACACCGGCCACAAAAACCGCCAGAATCGTCAGCGGCGGTGCGCCGGGGGTTGCCATCCACAGTGCCCATAATGTTGGCCAGAGCAGCAGTAACGCGCCAATGGGTTTATCGGTGCGCATTAACCGGTGATAAGCCAGCAGCTTGTTCTGCTTCAGACTCCACTCCATTTCTCTTCCTCTTCATACACAGGTGCAGCCGGCAGGAACAGCTCGGTCAGCAATAACGGTTTTCCTGACAGGCGCAGGCGGGAGCGCCGCCCCCACAGTCCTTCATTCTGCCCGGTCTGGATAAAATCCCGGGTCAGGGTTGATGATGTAAACAGATACCGGCCCAGAGGGGTCTCGCCCAGCTGTTTTAATGCCAGCTCCGGGCCATTAAGGGTGGATTCCGGCACCAGCGTGCGGCCAGCCAGCCAGGGCACGCCATCCCCGCACAGCAGGATCTCCCGCAGCCAGTAGCGCGGCTCCCCGGGCAGTAACGCCGACTCATCATCAGTCATTTCGGGCTGGCCGACAAATGCTTCACGCAGAATCACCACACTTACCTTGCGACACCGGGTCTCAAAGCGTTTGGTCATCGAGTCTTCCAGCAGCAACCAGTCAAGGGTAGCCGGGCTTGCGGTTGCGGGGAGCGAATCAAAATAGTGCAGCCCATAGAGCTGAGCCAGCGCAGGATGAGACATCATTCATCTCCTGGATAATACCTGGCAGCATTGTAACGCAGAAGCGGAAGAACGTGGTGAACATTGCAGGGGGTGAGCAGCATAAACGCAACAATCGCGCAACATACCACCCGAACAGATAAAAAAGGTGCGCCGCAGCGCACCAGTACCGCAAACATCAGCAATGTGGGGAAGACTTACCCCTTGCCTTTTACACTGCTGATAAACGTGGTGCGGGCGGAGGTTGAGCCCAGCCGCTCGGCTTCATTCAGCAGTTTCAGCGCCTTGTCGATATCGCCTCTGGCAACCGCGTCCTTAATTGCCTGATTAAAGTAACGTTCCGTGTCGTTCAGCATCGGCTCGCTTTTCACCACCGGCGCCGGGGCGGGCGCTGCCGCAGCCGGGGCCACCACCGCCGCCGTATTGCCCACAGTCACCGGGCTGGCAGATGAGGCGCCAAACAGCGGCCCCACCAGAATGCTGGAGGAGGAGTTAGTGCTGACTTTCAGTTTCAGCGTGCCCTGCGTAGCGTGGCGGGCTACCGGATCCGGAATATCCGGCACCGCGTTACCCACGCCTTTGGCATAGGCTTTGGCCGGGTCCAGCAGTGTGGTGGTAGTGCGGAGATCCTGTGGCGTGGTGAACACCAGGACATAAATTTTCTGCTGCCCCAGGGCCGGGGTCAGCTTCATCACGCCTTCCAGGCGATCGGCGGACATCACGCCCGGTGCCTGGTAGGTAAAATAGCTGCCCGGGAAATAGGCCGAAGGGGTCATATTCTGGTCGAGGATCAGCACATTCGGCACGAAGGCGAGATTGTTTTTAATTTCGCTGGTCAGTGTCAGCGTCAGCTCGCCAATATTCGCCGGTACACTGTAGGCGGCGACCGGGCCGGTGATCCCGGCCACATCCAGGGGCTGGCCTGCGCTGGCAAGCTCGGTGGTCTGGGTGCGTGACTGAAGCACCGGGGTCCAGTTCAGCTGCTGTAGCGCCGCCTGCGGGACAGCCGGAGCACCGGAGATATCCTGGGGCACAATGTTAACGTCCGCCAGGCTCACACCCGGGAGCGTGGCGAACAGCCCTGCGCTCAGGCAAAGGGCGATAAGACGTTTATTCATTTTCATTATTATTACCTCATGGGTCATAAAGCGTTTGCCAGGCAATAGCGCGCTTTATGTCAATCCGCGACGATACAGACAGAGGAGAGGCGCCGGGCGCCCCTCCCCGGGTTACGACACAGCCGGGCCGCTTACCACCAGATTTCCATCTGGGCGCCGAAGGTCCACTCGTCGTCGTTACCGCGACTGGAGCTCAGGAAGCCGTTACCGGACTTATCGCGGATGGCGACATTCGTCACGTCACCGCTGGCGTTTTTGGCATAGCCCCAGTCTTCATTCCACTTGGCGTAGGTGGCGAACACGCGGATCGCCGGGCGGGACCAGATGCTGTCGCCCGCCTGCCACTGCTGGGCAAGGGTGATTTTGTACTGGCTGTTGTTATCTTTGGTTTGCTGGGATTTGACATTGTCATAGCCCACTTCCAGCAGGGTGCTCATGATAGGGGTCCATTTGAACATCGGGCGCACACCCACCGTCCACCATTCGGTGCCCTGGCCGCTGTCCAGACTGGTGTTCTGGTACATCGCCACATACATCATGTCCCAGCGCTCTGCCAGGCTAACGGCACCGTGGTCCAGCACGCGGAACATATAGCCGTCGTTATTAATATTCTGGCGGGAATTCGGCAAGTCGCTGTTGTCTGCGAAATATGCCCCCTGAGACAGCCCTTTACCGTGGGTGGTCATGGCGTCCGTGGCGTACTGCAGCACAAACTTGTTGTAGCCCTTGAGCATGCTCTGGGTGTGCTCTGCGGTGAACATCCAGCCATTTTTTGAGGCATTGTCCGCCAGGTGGTAGCCGTCGGTATAGTTGGCGCGGCCGTAGTCGACACCCAGCTCCAGCACCCCGTCCGGGTTGGTTTCGATACCGGCTAAGCGCATATCAAAGGTGTCGTTGGCCGTTCTTTTGGTGGTGTCGTAGGTGTAATCATTACGAAACGAGGTCGAACCGCCGGACTCAGAAGAGCGGGTGGCCGCCAGGGAGAGCTTACCAAAGCCCAGATCGATATTTTCAATACCGGCACCAGGACCAGAAATATCCCAGTAGTAGAAGTCGATCATGTGGACGTCATGGCGCTGATAAAAGCGCTTACCGGCCCAGATGGTGGAGCCCGGCAGCCATTCAATCAGGTTTTTACCCTGGACGTTCGCTTCGCGGAAGGCCGGGGATTTATCTTCCCAGTCATTCTGCTGATCCACGGAGTAAGCCACGTTAGTGTCGAAATAGAAGCTCTTATCGCCCTCTTTCCACACTTCCTGGCCCAGTTTTAATTCAGCGTAGGTTTCACATTCGTTGCCAAGACGGTATTTACTTTGGGCACCGGTGGCCTGGAAGCACTGCTGCTCACCGCCACTGCCAGTCCAGCCGATACCGGAACGGGCATACCCATGAAAATCCACGGCCATAGCCTGGGCGGACATAATGCCCGCCGCAACGGCGACTGCCACCGGAAGTTTGCGCAGAGTAATCATCATTCTATCTCCTGAAATGATTAGTTTTTTTTGTTATCTGACTGCTATACACCCGGCTCTTTGTGTAACCGGCGGCAGGCAGTACCATCCTCACGGAACAGATGGCAACGCTCCGGCGGCAAGCCGATGGCGAATGTGGCGCCCTCTTCCACCAGCACAACATCGCTCTGGCGGTACACCAGGTTCTGGCGGATGGCAGGGATTTGAATATGGATTTGGGTTTCATTGCCGAGCTGCTCGACCACCTGCACCTCCCCTTCGAGGGTGACATCGGCGATATCGCTGGGTAACAGATGCTCCGGGCGGATCCCGAGGGACATATTGGCCCCCACCTGCACGCTGGCGCTCTCTACCGGCAGCCAGACATGCTGGCGGTTCGGCAACTCAACCTGGACCTGATCAATGGCGGTGGCGGTCACTTTTACCGGCAGGAAATTCATTTTTGGCGAGCCGATAAACCCGGCCACAAAGCGGTCCGCCGGGTAGTGGTACAGCTCCAGCGGTTTCCCCACCTGGGCTACGCGCCCGGCATCCAGCACCACTATCTTGTCGGCCAGGGTCATGGCCTCGACCTGATCGTGGGTAACGTAAATCATGGTGCGCTGCAGGCGCTTATGGAGGCGGGAGATCTCAATGCGCATCTGCACCCGCAGCGCCGCATCAAGGTTAGAAAGGGGCTCATCGAGCAGGAAAACCTCCGGCTCGGCCACAAGTGTGCGGCCAATGGCGACACGCTGGCGCTGGCCGCCGGAGAGCGCCTTCGGGCGGCGGTCCAGTAAGTGGGCCAGCTGTAGCACTTCCGCCACCTGATTAACCCGGTGGTTAATCAGCTCTTTTTTCGCCCCGGCCAGCTTCAGGCCAAAGGACATGTTTTCCGCCACGCTCAGATGGGGGTACAGCGCGTATGACTGGAACACCATCCCGACACCGCGTTGCGCCGGGGGCACATCGTTCATACGCTTGCCGCCAATCATCAGATCGCCACGGGTCACCGTCTCCAGGCCGGCAATCATGCGCAGCAGTGTCGATTTACCGCATCCGGAAGGGCCAACAAAGACCACAAACTCCCCGGCATCGATGTCCAGGTTGATATCCTTTGACACCACCACATCGCCCCAGGCTTTGGTGACATTTCTCAGCTGCACGCTCGACATCGCACTCTCCCTTACATCACAACAGCCACCTGACACAGGTGAAACCAGATGTTGGGCACTATGCGGCATGGTCGCTAATCAGAAATCCTCCACCCTTTGCTTTTTTATGGGGGAGGAGGCGGGAGGATGAGACAGACGGTTTTCGCCGCTCAGTTGGCTGTCTGTGGCGATTTTCGTGATCCCGGAGTCAAAAACCCCCCGTTTTTTTTGTGCGCTGACGCACATATTCGCCAGTGTTGTTACCGGGATCACATCCCTGTCTGCCGGGGCGTAGGGGGAAGGAGGATGAGAAGTGCTTGCCAGATAAGCAGACTGCCTTATGTAACGCCATTCACCTCTGTATTCACCTCTCTTCTTCAGGCTCAGGGGGCAGCGTGGGTAACACCTGCCGCGCCAGAAGATGAAAGTTATATAACGACCAAAAGGATGGACTGAATATGCATATCAAAACCGGCGCACGGGTTCTTGCGTTATCCGCACTGACCACCATGATGCTGTGCTCATCAGCGCTTGCCAAAATCGAAGAGGGCAAGCTGGTCATCTGGATCAACGGCGACAAAGGCTATAACGGCCTGGCTGAGGTTGGTAAACGATTCGAAAAAGATACCGGTATCCAGGTCTCTGTTGAGCACCCGGACAAGCTGGAAGAGAAATTCCCGCAGGTTGCCGCCACCGGTGACGGCCCGGATATTATTTTCTGGGCCCACGACCGTTTCGGTGGTTATGCGCAGTCCGGCCTGCTGGCCGAAATCACCCCGGATAAAACCTTCCAGGACAAACTGTACCCGTTCACCTGGGACGCAGTGCGCTACAACGGCAAGCTGATTGCCTACCCGATAGCGGTGGAGGCCCTGTCCCTGATTTATAACAAAGACCTGGTGGCTAACCCGCCCAAAACCTGGGAAGAGATCCCGGCACTGGATAAGACGCTGAAAGCCAAAGGCAAGAGCGCTCTGATGTTTAACCTCCAGGAGCCGTACTTCACCTGGCCGCTTATCGCCGCAGACGGCGGCTACGCCTTTAAGATGGCCAACGGGAAATATGACGTTAAAGATGTCGGCGTGAACAGCCCGGGGGCTCAGGCCGGTCTCACCTTCCTGGTGGACCTGATTAAAAACAAACACATGAATGCCGATACGGACTACTCCATCGCGGAAGCGGCCTTTAACAAAGGCCAGACCGCCATGACCATTAATGGCCCCTGGGCCTGGGCCAATATCGACAAGAGCAAAGTTAACTATGGC
This Shimwellia blattae DSM 4481 = NBRC 105725 DNA region includes the following protein-coding sequences:
- the dusA gene encoding tRNA dihydrouridine(20/20a) synthase DusA, encoding MLPENQATAFAPLRFSVAPMLDWTDRHCRYFLRLLSRNTLLYTEMVTTGAIIHGKGDYLAYNEEEHPLALQLGGSDPRALAQCARLAEERGYDEINLNVGCPSDRVQNGRFGACLMGEADLVADCVAAMREVVTVPVTVKTRIGIDDQDSYAFLCDFVGTVAQKGGCETFIIHARKAWLSGLSPKENREIPPLDYPRVYQLKRDFPGLTMSLNGGIKSLAEARAHLEHMDGVMVGREAYQNPGMLAAVDRDIFGTTESCADPVAVVRAMYPYIERELSRGCYLGHITRHMLGLFQGIPGARQWRRHLSENAHKAGADIRVLEQALALVADKR
- a CDS encoding cupin domain-containing protein, with translation MKRPDYIKHWHVLEGPDNAGYPGSDEKFAISTPVARHVGLRRLGVSHIRLPPGRRTSYPYAQSSDELYIYVLEGYPQVWVNGSLHELSPGDSVGFVPGTGLCHTFLNNTAEDVRFLVVEEPPHPDNRTYFPLNPGYAATRHDRWIDHPPQFFGAHDGKPDQLKKPRR
- the zur gene encoding zinc uptake transcriptional repressor Zur; translated protein: MDATTSQYVLSQAEKLCGQRNVRLTPQRLEVLRLMTLQNGAISAYDLLDLLRVSEPQAKPPTVYRALDFLLEQGFVHKVESTNSYVLCHLFDQPTHTSAMFICDRCGVVKEECAQGVEDIMQSLAAKSGFALHHNVIEAHGLCAACVEVETCRHPEQCSHDHSITVKKRGRS
- the dinF gene encoding MATE family efflux transporter DinF — protein: MTFFSTADRALWRLALPMIFSNVTVPLLGLVDTAVIGHLDSPDYLGGVAVGATVTSFLFMLLLFLRMSTTGLTAQAYGARDPLGLARALAQPLLIALVAGVAILLFRAPLIDLALHLVGGSDAVLHQARRFLEIRWLSAPAALANMVLLGWLLGVQYARAPVILLVVGNILNIVLDLWLVVGAGMNVQGAALATVVAEYATLATGALMAWKVLRLRGVSAAMLRQAWRGDLGRLLALNRDIMLRSLLIQLCFASITVLGARQGNDIVAVNALLMTFLTFTAYALDGFAYAVEAHSGQAFGARDRSQLLTVWYAACRQAGLVALGFALAYALCGGAIIDALTSITPLRELARHYLWWQIALPLVGVWCYLLDGMFVGATRGREMRNSMAIAAAGFGLALLALPGLGNHGLWLALLVFLALRGLSLGWMWRRLWRQDRWFAG
- the lexA gene encoding transcriptional repressor LexA, producing the protein MKALTTRQQEVFDLIRDHISQTGMPPTRAEIAQRLGFRSPNAAEEHLKALARKGAIEIVSGASRGIRLLQEEEEEGLPLVGRVAAGEPLLAQQHIEGHYQVDPQLFKPSADFLLRVSGMSMKDIGIMDGDLLAVHKTQEARNGQVIVARIDDEVTVKRLKKQGNTVQLLPENSEFSPIVVDLREQNFTIEGLAVGVIRNGEWL
- a CDS encoding diacylglycerol kinase; amino-acid sequence: MANTSATGLTRIIKAAGYSWKGIKAAWINEAAFRQEGMLSIVGIIVACWLDVDPVARILLIGSLVLVMIVEILNSAIEAVVDRIGLEHHELSGRAKDMASAAVLFALLLALFIWVVLLWQYFR